The following proteins come from a genomic window of Alphaproteobacteria bacterium:
- a CDS encoding DUF2868 domain-containing protein: MTPPGENSSADRERFEGRIIAEAVRVLEGSQGHAFDDAAAEAEAKALAGDLEDKIILRARRLGPASQLVDTLNRIRIATKIATVIGALIALAAGAATARAALSAESGAPVNFHWAVLALLGVETVTLVLWLIMASLSSRATASFSLGGAISAVGRRMAGWLHRDAASVAMIRAVAAIMSQGAIARWTLGIVTHALWLSFVAGALAMTLLILSAKQVTFAWQTTILSEATYIPVTEALAVLPRAAGFVTPTAEQIHDSRWTGAESPATNASGAWAGLLVGALVVYGLAPRVLLLLVCLFARVRAATRFRLDLRHPEYARLEERLMPSVRHGGIVDQDQALFDHTAVSPAEIQTIEFSGAIAVVGLELERSGTDEARAVPGDAWHDLGNVDNREDAEKALSAVTELAPGLVLVAASSLTTPDRGVAAFLANVGRAVTGPLAILLSDGGRLRSRYGSSDADERLEDWRRLAQRTGIPGAWVIEYELSAPSKDDRARLARLLGTDTP; this comes from the coding sequence GTGACCCCACCCGGTGAAAACAGCAGCGCGGACCGGGAGAGATTCGAAGGGCGGATCATTGCCGAAGCCGTGCGGGTCCTCGAAGGAAGCCAGGGGCACGCCTTCGACGACGCCGCGGCCGAAGCCGAGGCCAAGGCACTTGCCGGAGATCTCGAAGACAAGATTATCCTGCGCGCACGCCGGCTGGGCCCGGCATCACAGCTCGTCGATACGCTGAACCGCATTCGGATAGCGACCAAAATCGCGACTGTGATTGGCGCCCTGATCGCGCTCGCCGCCGGCGCGGCAACCGCACGCGCCGCTCTATCGGCCGAATCCGGTGCGCCGGTTAATTTCCATTGGGCGGTCCTGGCGCTACTCGGCGTCGAGACCGTGACGCTGGTCTTGTGGCTGATCATGGCGAGCCTCAGCTCCCGAGCGACGGCATCGTTCTCGCTCGGCGGCGCGATCAGCGCTGTCGGGCGGCGCATGGCCGGTTGGTTGCACCGCGATGCCGCGAGTGTCGCCATGATTCGCGCGGTCGCTGCGATCATGAGCCAAGGGGCGATAGCACGATGGACATTGGGCATCGTCACCCACGCTTTGTGGCTGTCGTTTGTCGCTGGCGCCTTGGCCATGACGCTGCTGATCTTGAGCGCCAAGCAGGTCACCTTCGCGTGGCAGACCACCATCCTTTCCGAAGCCACCTACATCCCGGTGACCGAGGCATTGGCGGTCCTGCCGCGCGCGGCCGGGTTCGTGACGCCGACCGCGGAACAGATCCACGACAGCCGTTGGACCGGAGCCGAAAGCCCGGCAACGAATGCCTCCGGCGCATGGGCAGGCCTTCTGGTGGGCGCATTGGTTGTCTACGGACTGGCGCCACGCGTGCTTCTGCTGCTGGTGTGCCTTTTCGCCCGCGTTCGCGCGGCAACCCGATTCCGTCTCGATCTCCGCCACCCTGAATACGCCCGCCTTGAGGAGCGGCTGATGCCGTCGGTGCGGCACGGCGGCATCGTCGATCAAGACCAAGCGCTCTTCGACCACACGGCCGTCTCGCCAGCCGAAATACAGACGATCGAATTCAGCGGTGCGATCGCCGTCGTCGGGCTCGAGCTCGAACGGTCCGGCACGGATGAGGCGCGGGCAGTCCCCGGCGACGCATGGCATGATCTCGGCAATGTCGACAACCGGGAAGACGCGGAAAAGGCACTTTCGGCAGTGACGGAACTGGCGCCGGGCCTGGTGCTCGTTGCCGCGTCGTCGCTGACGACACCGGATCGGGGTGTCGCCGCGTTCTTGGCCAACGTCGGGAGAGCGGTAACCGGGCCGCTTGCGATATTGTTGTCGGACGGCGGTCGTTTGCGCAGCCGATATGGGTCATCGGATGCCGATGAAAGGCTCGAGGATTGGCGCCGGCTTGCCCAACGAACCGGTATTCCGGGCGCTTGGGTGATCGAATATGAGCTTTCGGCGCCGAGCAAAGATGATCGGGCCCGGCTCGCGCGTCTCCTCGGGACCGACACGCCTTGA
- a CDS encoding glycosyltransferase family 39 protein translates to MNAERRHPTLRSHGLVQSAAYPVCVFLAVFLVYIVNYDVLIGNDAKSNTFLPVSILSEGNLSFTADEAPFMFVWRARGPAGNERNVRIANFAHKFRGGTAREMRDRGDLWPVAPSYFITPTRHEGVYVSTFGPGVGLFALPLVTAGYVLNGGLAGQNMALLWYLSKVVAALAVAGSALILFFIAQRHVSRKGALIVTGAYAFGTCVWSISSQALWQHGPTELFVMLGIYFLSRIGARRNFGYYCGLALAAAVLCRPTSAPLAVTVGLYLLMIDRAALWRFIVGGLPIAILLFAYNYHYFGSPLDFGQLVQGAGIAASKTGSADVWQTPLWLGAAGLLFSPSRGLLIFSPVMGFAAWGVVRMWHAPSMGWLKPVLAALMLMWIIAFKWFDWWGGWSFGYRPIVDTMPLLAVLLLPAIDTILTSRIWIRMAFAATLLWSVSVQYIGAFAYDIVGWNDRVAVFLPGDTEPTPVVDSEEIARLRLVHGSELKAVRLDIDRPENRHRLWSLGDSQIAYYLANFGRARQRKKTMMDLWIRDPTR, encoded by the coding sequence ATGAACGCGGAAAGACGTCACCCGACCCTTCGGAGCCATGGCCTCGTCCAGAGCGCGGCCTATCCGGTCTGCGTGTTCCTAGCCGTTTTCCTCGTCTACATCGTGAATTACGATGTCCTTATCGGCAACGACGCCAAGTCCAACACCTTCCTCCCGGTGAGCATCCTCAGCGAAGGCAACTTGTCGTTCACCGCCGACGAAGCACCGTTCATGTTCGTCTGGAGAGCGCGCGGCCCGGCCGGCAACGAACGCAATGTGCGGATTGCGAATTTTGCCCACAAGTTTCGCGGCGGCACCGCACGCGAGATGCGCGACCGCGGCGATTTGTGGCCTGTCGCGCCGAGCTATTTTATAACGCCGACCCGCCACGAAGGCGTCTATGTCAGCACGTTCGGGCCGGGTGTCGGATTGTTCGCGCTGCCCCTGGTCACCGCCGGCTATGTCCTCAACGGTGGGCTGGCCGGACAAAACATGGCGTTGCTGTGGTACCTGTCGAAAGTCGTCGCCGCCCTGGCGGTGGCCGGGTCGGCGTTGATCCTTTTCTTCATCGCGCAGCGCCATGTCAGCCGAAAGGGCGCGCTGATCGTCACCGGCGCCTATGCCTTCGGGACCTGTGTCTGGAGTATCAGCAGCCAGGCGCTGTGGCAGCATGGACCGACCGAGCTGTTCGTCATGCTTGGGATCTATTTTCTAAGCCGCATCGGCGCACGGCGAAACTTCGGCTACTATTGCGGCCTCGCGCTCGCCGCCGCCGTGCTATGTCGGCCGACCAGCGCACCGTTGGCGGTGACTGTCGGCCTCTATCTTCTTATGATCGATCGCGCCGCGCTGTGGCGCTTCATCGTCGGCGGCCTGCCGATCGCAATTCTTCTATTCGCCTACAACTACCATTATTTCGGGTCGCCGTTGGATTTCGGCCAGCTCGTTCAGGGCGCCGGCATCGCGGCGTCCAAGACCGGGTCGGCCGACGTCTGGCAGACCCCGCTCTGGCTCGGCGCGGCCGGCCTGTTGTTCAGTCCCTCGCGCGGCCTGCTGATCTTTTCACCGGTCATGGGGTTCGCGGCCTGGGGCGTCGTCCGCATGTGGCACGCACCATCGATGGGCTGGCTAAAGCCGGTTCTGGCGGCGCTCATGCTGATGTGGATCATCGCCTTCAAATGGTTCGATTGGTGGGGCGGGTGGAGCTTCGGCTATCGCCCCATAGTCGATACCATGCCGCTCCTCGCCGTGCTCCTGCTGCCGGCCATCGATACCATCCTGACCAGCCGCATCTGGATCCGGATGGCCTTTGCCGCGACTCTCCTGTGGTCGGTCAGCGTCCAGTATATCGGCGCCTTCGCATACGATATCGTTGGCTGGAACGACCGGGTGGCGGTGTTCCTGCCCGGGGACACCGAGCCGACGCCGGTTGTCGATAGCGAAGAAATCGCACGGCTGCGGCTGGTGCACGGTTCCGAGCTCAAGGCGGTTCGCCTCGATATCGACCGGCCCGAAAACCGTCATCGCCTGTGGTCGCTGGGCGACAGCCAAATTGCCTATTACCTGGCGAACTTCGGCCGCGCCCGACAACGCAAGAAAACCATGATGGACTTATGGATTCGTGACCCCACCCGGTGA